In a single window of the Olivibacter sp. SDN3 genome:
- the rpsQ gene encoding 30S ribosomal protein S17, with the protein MERNLRKTRIGLVVSNKMDKSIVVAVERKVKHPIYGKFVKKTTKFKAHDEANTCGIGDTVLIMETRPLSKTKNWRLVEILERAK; encoded by the coding sequence ATGGAAAGAAATTTAAGAAAAACAAGAATCGGCTTGGTAGTAAGCAACAAAATGGATAAGTCCATTGTAGTGGCTGTTGAGCGTAAAGTAAAACACCCTATTTATGGTAAATTCGTAAAGAAAACTACCAAATTCAAAGCTCATGACGAAGCAAACACCTGTGGTATCGGCGATACGGTGTTGATTATGGAAACTCGTCCGCTGAGTAAAACTAAAAATTGGAGATTAGTTGAAATTTTAGAAAGGGCTAAGTAA
- the rplX gene encoding 50S ribosomal protein L24 codes for MGQIKLKIRKGDLVQVIAGDSKGTQGKVLEVIVDKNRAIVEGANLVSKHTKPNAANPNGGIIKKEAPIHISNLALIDPKSGKVTRVGRQKNSEGKLVRVAKKSGEEIK; via the coding sequence ATGGGACAGATTAAATTAAAAATCCGTAAAGGCGATTTGGTACAGGTGATTGCCGGTGATTCGAAAGGAACACAAGGTAAGGTTTTAGAAGTGATCGTAGATAAAAATAGAGCAATTGTTGAAGGCGCTAATTTAGTTTCGAAACACACTAAACCTAATGCGGCCAACCCTAACGGTGGTATAATAAAAAAAGAAGCACCAATTCACATTTCTAACTTAGCGTTGATAGACCCTAAATCGGGTAAAGTTACCCGCGTTGGTCGTCAGAAAAACAGCGAAGGTAAGTTAGTACGTGTGGCAAAAAAATCAGGGGAGGAGATTAAGTAA
- the rplN gene encoding 50S ribosomal protein L14, producing MVQQESRLTVADNSGAKEVLVIRVLGGTGKRYASLGDKIVVTVKSAIPAGNIKKGTVSKAVVVRTKKEVRRKDGSYIRFDDNAAVLLNNQDEPRGTRIFGPVARELREKQFMKIVSLAPEVL from the coding sequence ATGGTACAACAGGAATCAAGACTGACAGTTGCCGATAACAGTGGAGCTAAAGAAGTTTTAGTGATCCGTGTGTTAGGCGGTACCGGTAAGCGCTATGCATCATTAGGAGACAAAATTGTTGTAACCGTTAAAAGTGCTATCCCTGCCGGAAATATCAAAAAAGGAACAGTATCTAAGGCTGTAGTAGTTAGAACAAAAAAAGAAGTACGTCGTAAAGATGGTTCTTATATTCGTTTTGACGATAATGCGGCCGTATTATTAAATAATCAAGATGAGCCTCGTGGAACACGTATCTTTGGCCCAGTTGCCAGAGAATTGCGTGAGAAGCAGTTCATGAAAATTGTATCATTAGCACCGGAGGTTTTATAA
- the rpmC gene encoding 50S ribosomal protein L29 — protein sequence MKNSEILELSKEDLVARIAEEKAGLNKLKFAHAVSAIENPLRINAARKVIARLQTELSARKNAEKKQAQEAAAEAQ from the coding sequence ATGAAGAATTCAGAAATCTTAGAACTATCAAAAGAGGACTTAGTAGCCCGTATCGCTGAAGAGAAGGCAGGCCTCAACAAGTTGAAATTTGCTCATGCTGTTTCTGCTATAGAAAATCCATTGCGGATCAATGCCGCCAGAAAAGTAATTGCTCGTTTGCAAACAGAACTTTCTGCACGCAAAAACGCAGAAAAAAAACAAGCACAGGAAGCAGCCGCTGAAGCACAATAA
- the rplB gene encoding 50S ribosomal protein L2: MAVKRFKPVTPGTRFRVGADYSDVTTNVPEKSLVVKIKKSGGRNNTGKMTMRYLGGGHKKSYRLIDFKRDKKDVPAKVATIEYDPNRTARIALLNYADGEKRYIIAPEGLQVGQTIVAGENVAPEIGNTLPLKNIPLGSIIHNIELNPGQGGSIARSAGTYAQLSARDGKYAIIKLPSSETRMILASCVATIGAVSNPEKANQVLGKAGRKRWLGRRPRVRGVAMNPVDHPMGGGEGRASGGHPRSRTGVLAKGYKTRYKKKTSNRYIIERRKK, from the coding sequence ATGGCAGTTAAAAGATTCAAACCGGTTACTCCTGGTACTCGCTTCAGAGTTGGAGCAGACTATTCTGATGTAACCACCAACGTTCCTGAAAAGTCGTTGGTTGTAAAGATCAAGAAATCTGGGGGTAGAAATAATACCGGTAAAATGACTATGCGTTATCTCGGTGGGGGACATAAGAAATCATACCGATTGATAGATTTTAAACGCGATAAAAAGGATGTCCCCGCTAAAGTGGCTACTATAGAGTATGATCCTAACCGTACCGCACGTATTGCGTTGTTAAATTACGCCGACGGTGAGAAGCGTTACATTATTGCTCCGGAAGGATTGCAAGTTGGACAAACCATTGTAGCAGGCGAAAATGTAGCACCCGAGATAGGGAATACCTTACCGCTAAAAAATATCCCTTTAGGTTCTATTATTCATAATATTGAATTAAATCCAGGACAAGGGGGATCTATAGCCCGTAGTGCAGGAACTTATGCGCAACTATCGGCACGTGATGGAAAGTATGCTATTATCAAATTGCCTTCAAGTGAAACACGGATGATCTTGGCGAGTTGTGTAGCTACCATCGGAGCTGTTTCCAATCCTGAAAAAGCTAATCAAGTATTAGGAAAAGCGGGTAGAAAGCGTTGGTTAGGCCGTCGTCCTCGTGTTCGTGGTGTTGCTATGAACCCGGTTGATCACCCAATGGGTGGTGGTGAAGGCAGAGCTTCAGGAGGTCATCCACGTTCACGCACAGGGGTATTAGCGAAAGGTTACAAAACCCGCTATAAGAAAAAAACATCGAATCGTTACATCATTGAGAGAAGGAAAAAATAA
- the infA gene encoding translation initiation factor IF-1 encodes MAKQASIEQDGVIKEALSNAMFRVELENGHEIIAHISGKMRMHYIKILPGDRVKLEMSPYDLTKGRITYRYK; translated from the coding sequence ATGGCTAAACAAGCCTCTATTGAACAAGACGGCGTCATTAAAGAAGCATTATCAAACGCGATGTTTCGTGTAGAATTAGAAAATGGACATGAAATAATAGCGCATATCTCTGGAAAAATGCGTATGCATTATATCAAGATATTACCCGGAGATAGGGTTAAGTTGGAAATGTCTCCATACGATTTAACGAAGGGGAGAATAACCTATAGATATAAATAA
- the rplR gene encoding 50S ribosomal protein L18, with translation MAGSKLSRRERIKKGIRKRLTGSAERPRLSVYRSNKGIYAQVIDDVAGKTLVSASSSSKDFSADGTKVEQSKAVGKLLAEKAKAAGINQVVFDRNGYLYHGRVKSLADGAREGGLDF, from the coding sequence ATGGCAGGAAGTAAATTATCTCGCAGAGAGCGAATCAAAAAAGGGATCAGAAAACGTTTGACCGGTTCTGCAGAGCGTCCTCGTCTTTCTGTATATAGAAGCAATAAAGGCATCTATGCACAGGTTATCGATGATGTTGCTGGTAAAACCCTAGTTTCTGCATCCTCTTCGTCAAAAGACTTTAGCGCCGATGGCACTAAGGTTGAACAGTCTAAAGCAGTAGGCAAGTTACTTGCCGAAAAAGCGAAAGCAGCAGGAATTAACCAAGTAGTTTTTGACCGTAACGGTTATTTGTACCACGGGCGTGTGAAATCGTTGGCAGATGGTGCACGTGAAGGCGGTTTAGACTTTTAA
- the rpsE gene encoding 30S ribosomal protein S5: MSVNSIKRVKSSEIELKDRLVSIQRVAKVTKGGRTFSFSAIVVVGDENGVVGYGLGKAKEVTEAIAKGVDDAKKNLVKVPIIKGTVPHAQLGKYSGGSVLIKPAVHGTGVLAGGAMRAVLESAGVTDVLAKSTGSSNPHNVVKATIDALTKMRDAYTVAQHRGVDLNKVFNG; this comes from the coding sequence ATGTCAGTAAATAGTATTAAAAGAGTAAAATCAAGCGAAATTGAATTAAAGGATCGTTTGGTTAGCATTCAACGTGTTGCCAAGGTTACCAAAGGTGGTCGTACCTTCAGTTTCTCAGCCATCGTAGTGGTAGGTGATGAAAACGGAGTTGTCGGTTACGGTTTAGGAAAAGCCAAGGAAGTTACGGAAGCCATTGCCAAAGGTGTTGATGATGCTAAAAAGAATTTAGTTAAAGTTCCCATTATTAAAGGTACTGTGCCTCACGCACAGTTAGGTAAATATTCTGGTGGATCTGTACTGATTAAACCAGCGGTTCACGGTACTGGTGTATTAGCAGGTGGTGCTATGCGTGCGGTATTGGAAAGCGCAGGGGTAACAGATGTATTGGCAAAATCTACAGGTTCTTCTAACCCACACAATGTTGTAAAAGCTACAATCGATGCGCTGACCAAAATGCGCGACGCTTATACAGTGGCTCAGCACCGTGGTGTAGATTTGAACAAAGTATTTAATGGATAA
- the rplP gene encoding 50S ribosomal protein L16 — translation MLQPKRTKFRKMQKGRMKGNAGRGAELAFGSFGIKSLEPAWITSRQIEAARIAVTRYMKREGQVWIRIFPDKPVTKKPAEVRMGKGKGAPEYWVAVVRPGRMLFEAEGVPLEVAKEALRLAAQKLPVQTKFVIRRDYVEA, via the coding sequence ATGTTACAGCCAAAAAGAACGAAGTTCAGAAAGATGCAGAAGGGCCGTATGAAGGGTAATGCCGGACGCGGTGCTGAATTGGCTTTCGGATCTTTCGGTATAAAATCATTAGAACCGGCATGGATTACCAGCCGTCAGATTGAAGCGGCTCGTATTGCGGTTACCCGTTATATGAAACGTGAAGGTCAAGTTTGGATCCGTATTTTTCCTGATAAGCCCGTAACTAAAAAGCCTGCTGAGGTTCGTATGGGTAAAGGTAAAGGTGCACCAGAGTACTGGGTAGCTGTAGTTCGCCCAGGCCGCATGTTATTTGAAGCAGAAGGCGTTCCTTTGGAAGTTGCCAAAGAAGCTTTACGCTTAGCTGCACAAAAATTGCCGGTACAAACTAAGTTTGTAATACGTAGAGATTACGTAGAAGCATAA
- the rpsC gene encoding 30S ribosomal protein S3 has protein sequence MGQKAHPIGNRLGIIKGWDSNWFGGNNYSDKLVEDEKIRKYLSVRIAKGGVAKVVIERTLKRITVTIHTARPGIVIGKGGQEVDKIKEELKKLTKKDVQINIFEIKRPELDAQLVADGVAKQLEARISFRRAMKTTIASTMRMGAEGIKIMCSGRLGGAEMARTEQYKEGRIPLHTFRADIDYALTEAHTTYGKIGVKVWICKGEVYGKRDLSPNVGQGNVKGRGEGAGNFGGDRNRGGNDRRGGRNDRRGGRGGNRSGAGRGKN, from the coding sequence ATGGGACAAAAAGCACATCCAATAGGTAACAGATTAGGAATCATCAAAGGTTGGGATTCTAACTGGTTCGGTGGCAACAACTACTCCGATAAATTAGTTGAAGATGAGAAAATCAGAAAGTATCTTTCTGTTCGTATCGCTAAAGGTGGCGTAGCTAAAGTTGTTATCGAGCGTACATTGAAACGCATTACTGTAACGATTCATACGGCGCGCCCGGGTATTGTTATCGGTAAAGGCGGACAGGAAGTTGATAAAATCAAGGAAGAGCTTAAAAAGCTTACCAAAAAAGACGTTCAGATTAACATCTTTGAGATCAAACGTCCTGAGCTAGACGCTCAATTAGTCGCAGATGGTGTGGCGAAGCAATTAGAGGCTCGTATATCATTTCGTCGTGCGATGAAAACAACCATTGCGTCAACTATGCGTATGGGAGCGGAAGGTATCAAAATTATGTGTTCCGGTCGTTTGGGAGGAGCTGAAATGGCGCGTACCGAACAGTACAAAGAAGGTCGAATTCCATTGCATACTTTTCGTGCTGACATCGACTATGCTTTAACAGAAGCACACACAACCTATGGTAAAATAGGTGTTAAAGTATGGATTTGTAAGGGCGAAGTTTACGGTAAGCGTGATTTATCTCCAAATGTAGGTCAGGGTAACGTTAAAGGTAGAGGCGAAGGAGCCGGTAACTTTGGCGGTGATCGTAATAGGGGAGGCAACGACCGTAGAGGAGGAAGAAATGATCGTAGAGGTGGACGTGGCGGTAACCGCAGCGGCGCCGGTAGAGGGAAAAACTAA
- the rpsN gene encoding 30S ribosomal protein S14 translates to MAKEGIKAREVKRAKLVAKYAEKRAELKAAGDYEALDKLPKNASPVRLHNRCKLTGRPKGYMRQFGISRVTFREMALAGKIPGIKKASW, encoded by the coding sequence ATGGCTAAAGAAGGAATTAAAGCACGCGAAGTAAAGCGTGCCAAGTTGGTTGCAAAATACGCTGAGAAGCGTGCTGAATTAAAAGCAGCCGGTGATTATGAAGCATTAGATAAATTACCAAAAAATGCATCCCCAGTACGTTTACATAACCGTTGTAAGCTTACAGGACGGCCTAAAGGTTACATGCGCCAGTTTGGCATCTCTCGTGTAACTTTCCGTGAAATGGCTTTAGCGGGTAAGATCCCAGGGATAAAGAAGGCTTCTTGGTAG
- the rpsS gene encoding 30S ribosomal protein S19, translating into MARSIKKGPYIDHNLERKVLSMNETNKKSVVKTWSRRSMISPDFVGHTFAVHNGNKFIPVYVTENMVGHKLGEFAPTRTFRGHAEKKK; encoded by the coding sequence ATGGCTCGTTCAATAAAAAAAGGTCCTTATATTGATCATAACTTAGAGAGAAAAGTTCTTTCTATGAATGAAACCAACAAGAAATCAGTTGTTAAAACTTGGTCGCGTAGATCTATGATTTCTCCAGATTTTGTTGGTCATACCTTCGCAGTTCATAACGGAAATAAATTTATTCCGGTGTATGTAACCGAGAATATGGTTGGCCATAAATTAGGAGAGTTTGCTCCAACCAGAACATTTAGAGGTCACGCTGAAAAGAAAAAATAA
- the secY gene encoding preprotein translocase subunit SecY produces the protein MKKLITTLTNIWKIEDLRTRILNTLLFLLIYRVGSHIVLPGVDPSSLDQEAKDGILGLLNMFAGGSFSRSAIFALGVMPYISASIVVQLLGIAVPYFQKLQKEGESGRKKMTQITRYLTLAITLVQAVAYVRSQISPEAKTMDEPFFTILSTFILTAGTMFVMWLGEKITDKGIGNGISLIIMVGIIAQLPSGLLSEWASRMDGHGGLIPFIVEIAALFFVVVFTILIVQGVRKIPVQYAKKIVGNKQYGGVRQYIPLKVNSAGVMPIIFAQAIMFVPTTMAQFFPNLQSSFLTSLSNFTSVAYNVTFAFLIIAFTFFYTAIMVNPQQMADDMKKNGGFIPGVKPGVATSGYIDGVISKITLPGSIFLAIIAILPAIASLLGVNSQFAHFYGGTSLLILVGVVLDTLQQIESHLLMRHYDGLMKTGRVKGRGTAVSSGVADPTI, from the coding sequence ATGAAGAAGCTAATCACAACCTTAACCAATATTTGGAAAATTGAAGATTTAAGAACGCGTATTTTAAATACGCTTCTATTTCTTTTAATTTACCGTGTAGGTTCTCATATAGTGTTGCCAGGCGTAGACCCGAGTTCGTTGGATCAGGAAGCGAAAGATGGTATATTAGGATTGCTTAACATGTTTGCTGGAGGGTCTTTTTCCCGTTCGGCAATTTTTGCTTTAGGGGTAATGCCATATATCTCTGCGTCTATCGTGGTTCAGCTTCTAGGGATTGCCGTGCCATACTTCCAGAAACTACAAAAAGAAGGAGAAAGTGGGCGTAAAAAGATGACGCAAATTACCCGCTATCTCACCTTAGCCATCACACTTGTTCAAGCTGTAGCCTATGTTAGGTCTCAGATTAGCCCTGAAGCTAAAACAATGGATGAACCGTTCTTTACGATCTTGTCTACTTTCATTCTAACTGCAGGTACAATGTTTGTTATGTGGCTGGGAGAGAAAATAACTGACAAAGGAATAGGAAATGGTATTTCGTTGATTATTATGGTCGGGATTATCGCACAATTGCCTAGTGGTTTATTAAGTGAGTGGGCTTCTCGTATGGATGGTCATGGAGGGTTAATTCCTTTCATTGTGGAGATTGCGGCATTGTTCTTCGTGGTAGTCTTTACCATTCTCATCGTTCAAGGGGTACGTAAGATTCCCGTGCAATATGCAAAGAAGATTGTTGGGAATAAGCAGTATGGGGGAGTTCGTCAGTATATCCCGTTAAAGGTAAATTCTGCCGGGGTGATGCCTATTATTTTTGCCCAAGCAATTATGTTTGTGCCCACCACAATGGCGCAGTTCTTTCCAAACCTTCAATCGTCATTCTTGACATCTTTGAGCAATTTTACGTCGGTAGCTTATAACGTAACCTTCGCTTTTTTGATTATTGCTTTTACGTTTTTCTATACAGCCATCATGGTAAACCCACAGCAAATGGCTGATGATATGAAAAAGAATGGCGGCTTTATACCAGGTGTAAAACCTGGTGTGGCAACCAGCGGTTATATTGACGGCGTTATCTCGAAGATCACCTTGCCGGGCTCGATATTTCTGGCAATCATTGCTATCCTTCCAGCAATAGCAAGTTTGCTTGGAGTGAACAGTCAGTTTGCTCACTTCTATGGTGGTACTTCATTATTAATATTAGTAGGTGTTGTATTAGATACTTTACAGCAGATCGAAAGCCATTTGTTAATGCGTCATTACGATGGATTAATGAAAACAGGCCGTGTGAAAGGGCGCGGAACCGCTGTATCCAGTGGCGTAGCTGATCCTACTATATAA
- the rplO gene encoding 50S ribosomal protein L15, translating to MNLSNLKPAAGSVKSRKRIGRGTGSGRGGTSTRGHKGAGSRSGHSTKIGFEGGQMPLQRRVPKVGFKNPNRVEYVGINLDVLQSLAEKYNLTVVDFDTLKEHGLVSRKDLIKILGRGEIKTKLEVKAHAFSATAQKNIEAAGGSIVKL from the coding sequence ATGAACTTATCTAATCTAAAACCTGCAGCAGGTTCTGTAAAAAGTAGAAAACGTATCGGTCGCGGTACAGGCTCCGGTCGTGGTGGTACTTCTACCCGTGGGCATAAAGGCGCTGGCTCTCGTTCCGGACATAGCACTAAAATAGGTTTCGAAGGCGGACAAATGCCACTTCAAAGACGTGTGCCTAAAGTCGGGTTTAAAAATCCAAATCGTGTAGAATATGTAGGTATCAATTTGGACGTATTGCAAAGTTTGGCGGAAAAGTATAACTTAACAGTTGTTGATTTTGATACGTTAAAAGAGCATGGATTGGTGTCCAGAAAAGATTTAATAAAAATACTTGGACGCGGGGAAATAAAAACCAAACTAGAAGTTAAAGCACATGCATTCTCTGCTACTGCACAAAAAAATATAGAAGCTGCAGGCGGATCGATCGTAAAACTTTAA
- the rplF gene encoding 50S ribosomal protein L6 codes for MSRIGKAPIAIPAGVTVTVSDKNLVTVKGPKGELTQNVDSAITVVQEDGNIVVKRPTDNKNHKSLHGLYRALINNMVVGVTEGYKTTQELVGVGYRASHQGSTLDLVLGYSHHIVMVLPKEVKVTTTSEKGKNPTITLESIDKQLIGQVAAKIRSLRAPEPYKGKGIKFAGEVLRRKAGKSAKK; via the coding sequence ATGTCAAGAATTGGAAAAGCGCCTATCGCTATCCCTGCAGGTGTTACCGTTACGGTGTCTGACAAGAACTTAGTAACTGTAAAAGGTCCAAAAGGGGAATTAACACAAAATGTAGATTCGGCCATTACCGTAGTTCAAGAAGACGGTAATATCGTTGTTAAGCGTCCTACCGATAACAAGAACCATAAGTCATTGCATGGATTATATCGTGCCTTGATTAATAATATGGTTGTTGGTGTTACCGAAGGATATAAAACTACTCAAGAATTAGTTGGGGTAGGATACCGTGCAAGCCATCAGGGAAGCACGTTGGATTTAGTTTTAGGATATTCTCACCACATCGTAATGGTATTACCTAAGGAAGTAAAAGTTACAACTACTTCGGAAAAGGGTAAGAATCCTACGATTACGTTAGAGTCGATCGATAAGCAATTGATTGGTCAGGTAGCGGCGAAAATCCGTTCATTACGTGCACCAGAACCTTACAAAGGAAAAGGTATCAAATTTGCTGGTGAAGTATTAAGAAGAAAAGCAGGTAAATCAGCTAAAAAATAA
- the rplW gene encoding 50S ribosomal protein L23 — MEILKKPVLTEKASILTEKSNRYAFKVDHRANKLQIKAAVEQMFGVNVAAVNTMVVCGKTKSRYTKAGNITGRAPKYKKAIITLKDGETIDFYSTI, encoded by the coding sequence ATGGAGATTTTAAAGAAACCCGTATTGACAGAAAAAGCATCGATTTTAACAGAAAAATCTAATCGCTATGCTTTTAAAGTGGATCATAGAGCCAATAAATTGCAGATTAAAGCTGCTGTTGAACAGATGTTCGGGGTGAACGTTGCTGCTGTAAACACCATGGTTGTTTGCGGAAAAACCAAAAGCCGTTACACTAAAGCAGGTAATATCACAGGCCGTGCTCCTAAATATAAGAAGGCCATCATTACGTTAAAGGATGGTGAAACAATTGACTTTTACAGTACTATATAA
- the rpmD gene encoding 50S ribosomal protein L30 has protein sequence MAKIKITQIKSVIDRSERQKKTMQALGLTKINKSVEVEATPAIIGMVRKVNHLVAIESL, from the coding sequence ATGGCGAAAATAAAAATCACTCAGATTAAGAGCGTTATCGACAGAAGCGAGCGCCAGAAGAAAACAATGCAGGCATTAGGTTTAACAAAAATCAATAAGTCTGTAGAAGTTGAAGCTACACCGGCAATTATCGGTATGGTTAGAAAAGTTAACCATTTAGTAGCTATAGAGAGTTTGTAA
- the rplE gene encoding 50S ribosomal protein L5 has product MTYVPRLKSKYNEEIRTALKEKFQYKSVMQVPKLVKISLNQGVGGATTDKKLIETAINEMTTITGQQAVAAKSKKDISNFKLRKGMPVGVHVTLRDSKMYEFLDRLIAVALPRIRDFKGINDKGFDGRGNYTMGVTEQIIFPEINIDKISKIMGMDITFVTTAQTDVEALELLKQFGLPFKNQNTTNG; this is encoded by the coding sequence ATGACTTACGTACCAAGATTAAAAAGTAAATATAACGAAGAAATTCGTACTGCACTGAAAGAAAAGTTTCAGTATAAGAGTGTAATGCAAGTTCCTAAGTTGGTGAAAATTTCGCTTAATCAGGGAGTTGGTGGTGCTACTACCGACAAGAAGTTGATCGAAACAGCTATCAATGAAATGACAACGATTACCGGACAACAGGCAGTTGCGGCAAAATCTAAGAAAGATATTTCTAACTTTAAGTTGCGTAAAGGTATGCCCGTAGGTGTACATGTTACTTTGCGTGACAGTAAGATGTATGAGTTCTTAGATCGTTTAATAGCAGTTGCGTTACCTCGTATCCGTGATTTTAAAGGAATCAACGATAAGGGTTTTGACGGTAGGGGCAACTACACCATGGGCGTTACAGAGCAGATTATCTTCCCGGAAATAAATATTGATAAAATCAGTAAAATTATGGGTATGGATATTACCTTTGTAACCACCGCTCAAACAGATGTAGAAGCGTTGGAATTGCTTAAACAATTCGGTTTACCATTTAAAAATCAAAATACAACTAATGGCTAA
- the map gene encoding type I methionyl aminopeptidase: MSKVIYKSEEEIELIRKSADVLSRTLAEIAKEIKPGVKTIRLDKLAFDFIHDNGGTPAFLNYNGFPYSLCISVNDQIVHGFPSDYTLKDGDIISVDGGVVLAGYISDSAYTFAVGQISEEVESLLTVTKESLRIGVEQAVVGKRVGDISYAIQSYIQQYGYGIVKELVGHGVGVKLHEKPEVPNYGQRGKGSKLERGMVVAIEPMVNLGKAGVKFWDDGWTVSTIDAKPSAHFEHTVAINKGKPDILTTFSYVEEVLNKKG, from the coding sequence ATGTCGAAAGTAATTTATAAGTCTGAAGAAGAGATAGAGTTAATACGCAAGAGTGCTGATGTGCTTTCTCGTACATTGGCCGAAATTGCAAAAGAAATAAAACCGGGAGTAAAAACTATTCGATTGGATAAATTAGCATTTGATTTCATCCATGATAATGGCGGAACTCCCGCTTTTTTAAACTATAATGGATTTCCTTATTCGCTGTGTATTTCGGTAAACGACCAGATCGTGCATGGTTTCCCAAGCGATTATACGTTGAAGGATGGTGATATTATCAGTGTAGACGGGGGAGTGGTATTAGCAGGATATATCAGTGATTCTGCATATACTTTTGCTGTAGGGCAAATAAGTGAGGAGGTCGAGAGCCTGCTAACAGTAACTAAGGAGAGTTTACGTATAGGTGTGGAACAAGCTGTTGTTGGAAAGCGAGTAGGAGATATATCGTACGCTATACAGTCTTACATACAGCAGTACGGCTATGGTATAGTTAAAGAGTTGGTAGGGCATGGTGTGGGGGTAAAGCTTCATGAGAAACCTGAAGTTCCAAACTACGGACAGCGTGGGAAAGGTAGTAAACTGGAACGCGGGATGGTTGTAGCCATAGAACCCATGGTAAATTTAGGTAAAGCGGGAGTTAAGTTCTGGGATGATGGTTGGACGGTTAGCACAATCGATGCTAAACCCTCTGCACATTTTGAGCACACAGTGGCTATAAATAAGGGGAAACCGGATATTTTAACCACGTTTTCCTATGTTGAGGAAGTTTTAAATAAAAAAGGTTGA
- the rplV gene encoding 50S ribosomal protein L22, whose amino-acid sequence MEATNKVKKKKSVLIREQKEQAQKGGASTAKLLNCPTSPRKMRLVVDLIRGEKVEKALYILKYTNKEAAGRVEKLLLSAIKNWEASNEDKRVEDSELYVKEVSVGGGRQLKRLRPAPQGRGYRIRKRSNHVTLVVDSKTTEPQN is encoded by the coding sequence ATGGAAGCAACAAATAAAGTAAAGAAGAAAAAATCTGTACTGATAAGAGAGCAAAAAGAACAGGCACAGAAGGGTGGCGCTTCTACTGCCAAATTATTGAACTGCCCAACGTCTCCACGGAAAATGCGTTTGGTAGTAGATCTTATCAGAGGTGAAAAAGTTGAGAAAGCATTGTATATATTGAAGTATACAAATAAAGAGGCAGCCGGTAGAGTTGAAAAATTATTATTATCAGCGATTAAGAACTGGGAAGCTAGCAACGAAGATAAACGCGTTGAAGACAGTGAACTTTATGTAAAGGAAGTTTCTGTCGGAGGCGGTCGTCAATTAAAAAGATTAAGACCTGCACCGCAAGGCCGTGGTTATAGAATCCGTAAGCGTTCGAACCATGTAACCCTTGTTGTTGACAGCAAAACTACTGAACCACAAAACTAA
- the rpsH gene encoding 30S ribosomal protein S8, which translates to MNTDSIADYLTRVRNAIKANHRVVEIPASNLKKEITKVLFDKGYITNYKFEDSNVQGVIKIALKYHPITKVPAIRTLTRVSKPGLRKYAGVETMPRVLNGLGIAVLSTSKGVMTDKEAKNLNVGGEVLCYVY; encoded by the coding sequence ATGAACACAGATTCAATAGCAGATTACCTTACACGAGTAAGGAATGCCATTAAGGCCAACCACAGGGTTGTTGAAATTCCTGCATCAAACCTTAAAAAGGAAATCACAAAGGTTCTTTTTGATAAGGGTTACATTACGAACTATAAGTTTGAGGATTCCAATGTTCAGGGCGTAATCAAAATAGCTTTGAAATATCATCCAATAACCAAAGTTCCTGCTATTCGCACATTGACCCGTGTGAGTAAACCAGGTTTAAGAAAGTATGCAGGTGTTGAAACTATGCCCCGGGTTTTAAATGGATTGGGAATTGCCGTCTTATCTACATCGAAGGGTGTAATGACAGATAAAGAGGCCAAAAACCTGAACGTCGGTGGTGAGGTTTTATGTTACGTTTATTAA